One segment of Hippopotamus amphibius kiboko isolate mHipAmp2 chromosome 4, mHipAmp2.hap2, whole genome shotgun sequence DNA contains the following:
- the CCDC136 gene encoding coiled-coil domain-containing protein 136 isoform X5 → MEAGAGAGAGAAGWSCPGPGPTVTTLGSYEVSEGCERKKGQRWGSLERRGMQAMEGEVLLPALYEEEEEEDVEEEEVEEEDDHVQKGGSVGSLSVGKHRGLSLTETELEELRAQVLQLVAELEETRELAGQHEDDSLELQGLLEDERLASAQQAEVFTKQIQQLQGELRSLREEISLLEREKECELKEIEQELHLARAEIQNLRQAAEDSATEHESDIASLQEDLCRMQNELEDMERIRGEYEMEITSLRAEIEMKNSDPSNSLSLSDFSEMQEELQQLRDRYRFLNEEYQALQESNSSLTGQLADLESERTRRATERWLESQVLRSMKSAESQTSEEEFLEPDPEMHLLRQQLLGAEEQMHDMQNKCKKLCCELQELQHHRRTSEEEQRRLQRELKCAQNEVLRFQTSHSVTQNEELRTQLCTLQQKYDASQDEQNELLKVQLQLQAELRQLKVMKPTVTESQSEKELQCRLQKLQLQYENIMCEKEKLLDVQRQLRDSLCCHEAEVHHLKGIVTSFQASSEKKAEMHAQLQEMKCLYQTSRDALERQKHMYDQLEQDFLLCQQELQQLKTTQSIQEDKEKCSTKCDALLFRLTELQEKYKASQEEMVQLQMEQCELLEEQRRMQEEQGQLQEELHRLMFPLPRSGLCHKSQELLTKLQDLCELQMRYQGLQEEQKKLMQNQEIVLKEQLELQGALQRFKESGFREVLESPEDSKWPKSSKCGHNKSKMIIAQMQALQELYEGSQAEQELLQQEQERLLEERKRLQADLQLCLEEMQLLQVQSPSIKMSLESYKKSYGSTTPSNENCRKSCNIDDSESYHRSYSSSRASEESFLKSYDSSLSTSESYGRSYRSSSSSIAYKRSYGTSSSSDTCHKSYVSSSMDDDLAEPDDMECFEDMVAKVLAKLQGVQAMYQLSQEEHDLLQQRMQKLLDKQKGLKEELDACEKEFKECMECLEKPVTSQNDKDKNENMFGMWKPVVFLALAAVALYVLPNMRPQETEFCLME, encoded by the exons ATGGAGGCGGGCGCCGGAGCCGGCGCGGGCGCCGCGGGCTGGAGCTGCCCAGGCCCAG GACCCACAGTGACCACTTTAGGCTCCTACGAGGTGTCTGAGGGTTGTGAGAGGAAGAAAGGCCAACGGTGGGGGTCCCTGGAACGGCGGGGGATGCAAGCTATGGAGG GGGAAGTGTTACTCCCAGCTCTctatgaggaggaagaggaggaagacgtGGAGGAAGAAGAGGTGGAAGAAGAGGATGATCACGTGCAGAAAGGTGGCAGCGTGGGCTCCCTGTCGGTTGGCAAGCACCGGGGCCTGAGCCTCAcggagacagagctggaggagctgagggCTCAGGTGCTGCAgctggtggcagagctggaggaGACCCGGGAACTGGCAGGGCAGCACGAGGACGACTCGCTGGAGCTGCAGG GGCTCCTGGAGGATGAGCGGCTGGCCAGCGCCCAGCAGGCAGAGGTGTTCACCAAGCAGATCCAGCAGCTCCAAG GTGAGCTGCGGTCTCTGCGGGAGGAGATTTCCCTGTTAGAGCGTGAAAAAGAATGTGAACTTAAGGAAATAGAACAGGAGTTGCATTTGGCCCGGGCTGAGATCCAGAACCTACGGCAGGCAGCGGAGGACTCTGCGACTGAACATGAGAGCGACATAGCCTCCCTGCAGGAGGATCTCTGCCGGATGCAGAATGAACTCGAGGACATGGAGCGCATCCGAGGAGAGTATGAGATGGAGATCACCTCCCTCCgtgcagaaatagaaatgaagaactcTGACCCATCCAATAGTTTAAGTCTCTCAGATTTCTCTGAGATGCAAG AAGAGTTGCAGCAACTGCGGGACCGCTACCGCTTCCTGAACGAGGAGTACCAGGCCCTGCAGGAGAGCAACAGCAGCCTCACAGGGCAGCTTGCAGATCTGGAGAGTGAGAG GACACGAAGAGCAACAGAAAGGTGGCTGGAGTCCCAAGTACTACGGAGTATGAAGTCAGCCGAGTCTCAGACTTCAGAAGAAGAGTTCCTGGAGCCTGATCCTGAAATGCATTTGTTGCGACAGCAGCTGCTGGGAGCTGAGGAGCAGATGCATGACATGCAGAACAAG TGTAAGAAATTGTGTTGTGAGTTGCAAGAGCTACAGCATCATCGCCGGACCAGTGAGGAGGAGCAGAGGCGGCTGCAGAGGGAGCTCAAGTGTGCACAGAACGAGGTGCTTCGATTTCAGACTTCCCACAGTGTCACCCAG AACGAGGAGCTGAGGACCCAACTCTGTACCCTGCAGCAAAAGTATGATGCTAGCCAGGATGAGCAGAACGAGCTCTTGAAGGTGCAGCTACAACTTCAGGCTGAGCTCCGGCAGCTCAAAGTCATGAAACCCACAGTCACAGAAAGCCAGAGTGAGAAG GAGCTACAGTGCCGGCTACAGAAGCTGCAGCTGCAGTACGAGAACATCATGTGTGAGAAGGAAAAGCTGCTAGACGTGCAGCGGCAGCTGCGGGACAGCCTGTGCTGCCACGAGGCAGAGGTGCACCACCTCAAGGGCATCGTGACCTCCTTCCAAGCGAGCAGTGAGAAG aaagCAGAGATGCACGCCCAGCTGCAGGAGATGAAGTGCCTGTACCAGACCAGCAGGGATGCGCTGGAGCGGCAGAAGCACATGTATGATCAGCTCGAGCAGGACTTCCTGCTCTGCCAGCAGGAGCTGCAGCAGCTCAAGACCACCCAGTCCATCCAAGAGGACAAGGAAAAGTGTTCTACTAAG TGTGACGCACTGCTCTTCAGACTGACAGAATTGCAGGAGAAGTACAAGGCCAGCCAGGAGGAAATGGTGCAGCTGCAGATGGAGCAGTGTGAGCTCCTGGAGGAGCAGAGGAGGATGCAGGAGGAGCAGGGCCAGCTGCAAGAAGAGCTGCACAGGCTCATGTTCCCGCTCCCCAGATCTGGTCTCTGCCACAAG AGTCAGGAGCTCCTTACAAAGTTGCAGGACCTGTGTGAACTACAGATGCGCTACCAAGGCTTGCAGGAGGAGCAGAAAAAACTGATGCAGAATCAAGAAATTGTATTAAAAGAACAACTAGAACTACAAGGAGCGCTGCAACGTTTCAAGGAGTCTGGTTTCCGAGAAGTGTTGGAGAGTCCCGAGGATTCCAAATGGCCTAAGTCCTCAAAATGTGGTCATAACAAG TCCAAGATGATCATCGCCCAGATGCAGGCTCTGCAGGAGCTGTACGAGGGCAGTCAGGCCgagcaggagctgctgcagcaggAGCAGGAGCGGCTCCTGGAGGAGCGGAAGAGGCTGCAGGCCGACTTGCAGCTCTGCCTGGAAGAAATGCAGCTGCTCCAGGTCCAGTCCCCTTCGATAAAAATGAGCCTTGAGTCCTACAAGAAGAGTTACGGGAGCACGACCCCCAGCAACGAGAACTGTCGCAAGAGTTGTAACATTGATGACAGCGAGAGCTATCACAGGAGTTACAGCAGCAGCCGGGCCAGCGAGGAGAGCTTCCTCAAGAGCTATGACAGCAGCCTCAGCACCAGTGAGTCCTACGGGAGGAGTTAccggagcagcagcagcagcattgcCTATAAGAGGAGTTACGGCACCAGCAGTAGCTCTGACACCTGTCACAAGAGTTATGTCAGCAGCAGCATGGACGACGACCTTGCCGAGCCTGACGATATGGAG tGCTTTGAGGACATGGTTGCCAAGGTGTTAGCCAAGCTGCAGGGAGTGCAGGCCATGTACCAGCTCAGCCAGGAGGAGCACGACCTGCTGCAGCAGCGGATGCAGAAGCTGCTGGACAAGCAGAAAGGGCTGAAGGAAGAGCTGGACGCCTGCGAGAAGGAATTCAAGGAGTGCATGGAATGCCTCGAGAAGCCTGTTACCTCCCAAAACGACAAGGACAAGAACGAG